The Arcobacter roscoffensis genome segment TAGGCCTTCTTCGATAGAAGAAATTACTTGTAAGTCACTATTATATATATAATCATGTACATTACCCACAAATCCTTTTAAGAAAACTTTTTCCTCAAGATTTAATTCTTTTATTAACTTTTCTAACTCCTCTTTTTGTTCACCCTCACCTAAAATAGTAAGTTCATAATCAAAGTTCACTAAAGAAAGAGCTTTTATTAAGTTATCAAAACCTTTTACAGGAGCTAAGCGACCAACGGCAATAATTTTAAATTTATCAATTTTCTCAAAATCAACAGCTTCTTTAACAGGGATTCCATTTAAAATTGTGATATTTTTTTTTGCATTAGTATATAATCTTGTTTCATCAGAAACAGCTACTCCTAAATCAGCTAATGCAAATTTCTTTTTAATTACAGGATTATGTCGTGTTCCAACGATAGGTACATTATTATCAAGAAATATTTTTGCATTATGCATAATCTCAAGCTCTTTAGTATTATGTACATGTATAATATCAGGATTAACATTTTTTATTATCTTTGCAATTGTATACAAAAATATTGGATTGTATCTATTCTTTTCAAAATCTATTTCAATTAGATTTATCTTATCATTTATATATGATTTAATTTCTTTGCTAGACAATAAAAAGATTTCATTTTCATTAGAAAATTCATTACATAAATCAACACAAACTTTT includes the following:
- a CDS encoding glycosyltransferase, whose translation is MRILHTLHWVQFAGTEKVCVDLCNEFSNENEIFLLSSKEIKSYINDKINLIEIDFEKNRYNPIFLYTIAKIIKNVNPDIIHVHNTKELEIMHNAKIFLDNNVPIVGTRHNPVIKKKFALADLGVAVSDETRLYTNAKKNITILNGIPVKEAVDFEKIDKFKIIAVGRLAPVKGFDNLIKALSLVNFDYELTILGEGEQKEELEKLIKELNLEEKVFLKGFVGNVHDYIYNSDLQVISSIEEGLSLALIEAIFYSKVLLASDIANHKEMLGDKLVFDNTVEDLSKKIKSIYENYSDYEKEFKKLKDRKDEFSIEKMASNYMDAYKSLLKV